One genomic window of Candidatus Aegiribacteria sp. includes the following:
- a CDS encoding NAD(P)H-dependent oxidoreductase, whose protein sequence is MKILAIIGSLRKKNTYNVIKKIEEYHKAYTKECEYEYLFLKDMDFQHCKGCFLCISKGECFCPLNDNRDIIIQKIESADCIILA, encoded by the coding sequence ATGAAAATTCTTGCTATTATCGGTAGTCTTAGGAAAAAGAACACCTACAATGTAATAAAGAAAATTGAAGAATATCACAAAGCATATACAAAAGAATGCGAATATGAATATCTATTTTTGAAGGATATGGATTTTCAGCATTGTAAAGGATGTTTCTTATGTATATCAAAAGGAGAATGTTTTTGTCCTTTAAATGATAACAGAGATATTATTATTCAAAAAATCGAATCAGCAGACTGTATTATTCTTGCC